The genome window acacacacacacacacacacacacacacacacacacacacacacatatacacacacacacacacacacacacacacacacacacacacacacacacacacacacacacacacacacacacacacacacacacaaacacacacacatagtctatggaggataaataactacacaccaggacaacaatacatcatagtctatgtggaggataaataactacacaccaggacaacaatacatcatagtctatggaggataaataactacacaccaggacaacaatacatcatagtctatgtggaggataaataactacacaccaggacaacaatacatcatagtctatggaggataaataactacacaccaggacaacaatacatcatagtctatggagtataaataactacacaccaggacaacaatacatcatagtctatggaggataaataactacacaccaggacaacaatacatcatagtctatggaggataaataactacacaccaggacaacaatacatcatagtctatgtggaggataaataactacacaccaggacaacaatacatcatagtctatgtggaggataaataactacacaccaggacaacaatacatcatagtctatgtggaggataaataactacacaccaggacaacaatacatcatagtctatgtggaggataaataactacacaccaggacaacaatacatcatagtctatgtggaggataaataactacacaccaggacaacaatacatcatagtctatggaggataaataactacacaccaggacaacaatacatcatagtctatggaggataaataactacacaccaggacaacaatacatcatagtctatgtggaggataaataactacacaccaggacaacaatacatcatagtctatgtggaggataaataactacacaccaggacaacaatacatcatagtctatgtggaggataaataactacacaccaggacaacaatacatcatagtctatgtggaggataaataactacacaccaggacaacaatatctcatagtctatagtctataaataactacattgatgtcttctcttctctctttctgtttgtatgtagTTTCTCTGTTTGAATTAGCAGGTGTTATTATTAGCCCCtcatctgtgtgtgagagacaataagacagacagaaagagagagacagaaatacagacaataatagagacacagagagagagagagagagacagacagagagagacatacaaagagtcccctaaacaagctggagctggtgctctgttcacaaacagaccccacagagccccaggacagcaaacatattagacccaaccaatcatgagaaaaaaagataattacttgacacattggaaataattatcaaaaaaagagcaaactagaatttagtcctaaacagagagaacacagtggcagaatacctgaccactatgactgaccctaaacagagagaacacagtggcagaatacctgaccactgtgactgaccctaaacagagagaacacagtggcagaatacctgaccactgtgactgaccctaaacagagagaacacagtggcagaatacctgaccactatgactgaccctaaacagagagtacacagtggcagaatacctgaccactgtgactgaccctaaacagagagtacacagtggcagaatacctgaccactatgactgaccctaaacagagagtacacagtggcagaatacctgaccactatgactgaccctaaacagagagaacacagtggcagaatacctgaccactgtgactgaccctaaacagagagtacacagtggcagaatacctgaccactatgactgaccctaaacagagagtacacagtggcagaatacctgaccactatgactgacccacactatggaaagctttgactatgaacagactcagtgagcatagccttgctattgagaaaggccaccgtaggcagacctcaaatcaaaattgtattagttacgagcccctaaccagaAACAGTTAAaataatatggataagaataagaaatgaaagtaacaagtaattaaagagtaaaacgtaattaaagagcaacagtaataTAACAATAGCAGGACTATATTCAGGTCAGTACCTGGCTctccagagaagacaggctatgtgcacacagcccacaaaatgaggtggaaactgagatgcacttcctaacctcctgccaaatgtatgaccagttAATTCacactgtatgttgtagtctgtccaagaggggaatcacacagactgatctcagttaattcatactgtatgttgtagtctgtccaagaggggaatcacacagactgatctcagttaattcatactgaatgttgtagtctgtccaagaggggaatcacacagactgatctcagttaattcatactgtatgttgtagtctgtccaagaggggaatcacacagactgatctcagttaattcatactgtatgttgtagtctgtctaataattaaatcacacaagaCTGACAGCCTGTAATTTTATTAAAAGCATTCAGTTGATTACATGGCAGTTTAGAGAGCAACATCACAACACTAATCTacttcataatcaatatcataacatttataatcaataacatcatgaggtaaacaacaacaaacccctttattaaaaaaaaattcagcatacaaagaatgaacagatgattataataatacctggactaataatggagacacttcaagataaagaatctaagagacactaaataagatgaagaatctaagagacactaaataagataaagaatctaagagacactaaataagataaagaatctaagagacactaaataagatgaagaatctaagagacactaaataagataaagaatctaagagacactaaataagatgaagaatctaagagacactaaataagataaagaatctaagagacactaaataagataaagaatctaagagacactaaataagatgaagaatctaagagacactaaataagataaagaatctaagagacactaaataagataaagaatctaagagacactaaataagataaagaatctaaaagacactaaataagatgaagaatctaagagacactaaataagaaaACAGACGTAATTGAGCTACTCtcttaaaataattaaaaaacgATTGTTACCATAATCACATGTTACCGAATTCCCATGTTAACAAAACAACATTttcccccaaaccccatgttcccccaaaccccatgttccccaaaaccccatgttacccaaaatccAATTTTCCCAAAACcacatgttaccccaaaccccatgttaccgaAACCCCATGTTACCGAAACCCCATGATACCCCAAACTCCATATtaacaaaaccccatgttaccccaaaccccatgttgcccataacccccatgttaccccaaaccccatgttacccaaaacccatgttacccaaaaccccatgttacccaaacctcaTGTTACCCAAGTTACCCACTGTCACATGTCATGTCATGTTATTGACATGTTATTGTTAtgccatgttacccaaaccccatgttacccaaaccccatgttacccaaaaaccatgttacccaaaccccatgttacccaaaaaccccatgttacccaaaaaacccatgttaccaaaaccccatgttaccaaaccccatgttacccagaaccccatgttacccaaacccccatgttatccaaaaccccatgttacccaaaaccccatgttacccaaaccccatgttacccaaatcccatgttaccccaaaccccatgttaccccaaactccatattaacaaaaccccatgttacccaaaaccccatgttaccaaaaccccatgttacccaaaaccccatgttacccaaaaccccatgttaccaaaaccccatgttacccaaaaccccatgttacccaaaaccccatgttacccaaaaccccatgttaccaaaaccccatgttacccagaacccccatgttacccatgGTGGTAAAAACCAAACTAAATGAATAATGGTGGTTGCAATCACTCCTTTTAGATTTATTCCAAGGTTCTAGAAAGTTAAACTAATTCTGAACTTGTTATTAAAATTCAGCTTCATTCTCCTCCTACTCCGtcccctgggctgctctctcctctcccagcccagcttcagctctggagctcagagagaccatctccatggcattgacataaagatccatgctgctcaccctgttcactctattctgcctcctggtgggctagggagacacagcaccaacagtcagacatttactctctagtatctccattctctctccccctcaccctctccctctagtttaaatgacttgtaaggtctgagtaaatgtctttaccttgtagtacaggtaggaggtggtgattgttgtcagtaggatcagcagcactacaacgtgtctgatgatgaaggctggcagaggagaggctgcaaacagaaacacctttgatgaggggactgatcatcatcacatagatctgtgggaaatctgtcaatgacaaagttataagtctggttcatgttcagttacctgtgatggtgagggagaggagctcactctcagaggagaagttatgagagaaaacataattgtcataaacacatctgtagttcccttggtgggagtcatctgcagcagggaagaggaaggcagcagagtgattgacagctggctgggtctgggttCTGTTGGAGCCGGTGAACGTGAGGTGGAAGGAGCCTCCAGGGTactgtggctgagtggagcaggtgatggtgaagTTGTAGCCCCTGAACATCTCAGGCCCCTGGTGAGCCCTGGAGACCCCTCCCATtgggtcagtcaggaagatatcaggctggaccaggagatctgtaacaataaaagagaacaagaaaaacctcttcaactagtttcctatagatatgacaataacatcagcatgtaacagtgccagccaccctccctcacagggcaacatgagtagtgggcctacagtcactgagacaacatatgttgatatcaggctgaagcaggacatctggaacaagaggagagaaaaagaaaacgtagctcctcaactactttcctcatttagatgtgacaataacatgacatgtgacagtggtagtgagtagagacgtttactgaggtaacactcaaatacaaagcattctgggatatttaagttgtatttgattcctacttgactgattgatctatttagtaaagcagactgacaagctaaacagtcatcatgagaggtgcagaggaagttgtatgaatgaaggaaatcaattgaatataattataatatgttgttattacctgagcagatcactgtgagtccaggatgGAGATCATAACTTCTAAAACACTCCCTCAGTGAAGACTCATCCCCTTCACAGTAAACTctaatccctctagtggtgtttccaggtggtactgaaacagtggagccacaacccagctgtctacacactactgcagctaCATCCCTCCTTTTCCAGTCAGCAGCtcccacagtcctccactctccctggtcgtaccactccactccaccagcacagcgactgcctcctcccaccagcctcacatcatcaggctctgagaaaagaaaagagagagacagtaatcttactattttctcactaaaacacacctatattgtctctcatattcttcactccagatgacaaacaatgttgattgaatgacaaactgtttcttacctgagcaggtgagtccaacagcattaccaggtaggcaggtcTTGTTTTttctgtctgaggtgtcacagtccaggagaagggactctttgcctttacactggaactctttatcccaggtctgaccctcaccttctccatagagccccccctgtagagctgcaggagccccacaACCAAGCTCCctacagactacctctgcatcctgccggtcaaagtcagcttcacacactgaggcccaggactgattggacttcacctccactctcccagagcagagaccagctccatccacaagctgcacagactctggagaaaaagagttggttgaacattcaatcagttttgttgatgacactgtcaaggactaaacacaaatatgttggataaaagattgtagtttgctatgtttgatactgtaagaggtagaaatgggttcttagtcactcaggatcgggttgggaataatgcaggcaggagagaggaataagttcacttcactttatagaaaataaacagctggacatacaccaggcagcttcacttcagtaACATCTGATCTACAAGGTCTGAtactgtatgtcagggtcaggaTGGGCCAAGAGTAGAataggttactggttatgatgacatcactggtgagaactcggtgataaaaatgtatttgatcttTCCcatatctccctcttcctctcctcctccctcattctctctttgtgacagtggtagtgagtagagacgttcactgaggtaacactcaaatacaaagcattctgggatatttaagttgtatttgattcctacttgactgattgatctatttagtaaagcagactgacaagctaaacagtcatcatgagaggtgcagaggaagttgtatgaatgaaggaaatcagttgaatataattataatatcttgttattacctgagcagatcactgtgagtccaggatgGAGATTATAACTTCTGGAACACTCCCTCAGTGAAGACTCAAACCCAGAACAGGAAACTctaatccctctagtggtgtttccAAGTAGTTctgaaacagtggagccacaacccatctgtctacacactactgcagctaCATCCCTCTGGTCCCAGTCAGCAGCtcccacagtcctccactctccctggtcgtaccactccactccaccagcacagcgactgcctcctcccatcagcctcacatcatcaggctctgagaaaagaaaagagagagacagtaatcttactatcttctcactaaaacacacctatattgtctctcatattcttcactccaggtgagaaacaatgttgattgagtgacaaactgtttcttacctgagcaggtgagtccaacagcattaccaggtaggcaggtgttgttctctctgtctgaggtgtcacagtccaggagaagggactctttgcctttacactggaactctttatcccaggtctgaccatcaccttctccatagagccccccctgtagagctgcaggagccccacagccaagctccccacagactacctctgcatcctgccggtcaaagtcagcttcacacactgaggcccaggactgataggacttcacctccactctcccagagcagaaaccagctccatccacaagccgcacagactctggagaaaaagagttggttgaacattcaatcagttttgttgatgacactgtcatGGACTAAACAtaaatatgttggataaaagatagtagtttgctatgtttgatactgtaagagatagaaatgggttcttagttactcaggatcgggttgggaataatgcaggcaggagacaggaataagttcacttcactttatagaaaataaacagctggacatccatcaggcagcttcacttcagtaccatctgaactacaatgatctgcccatgaacatctcccataaaccaatatgacaaacacaaatataatgtttaaatacatctgacatctctccctctatttaaatgaaataaaaacacataaaacatgatacatggtaatattgtataatgtataaataaatctctcaataTGACCAGTCTCTTACCTGAACAGGTCACATGATGATAATATCCACCATCACAGAAACCAGGTCTTCCTATGATGTCACACTGTCTAATAGAAGACTCATCTCCactacatctcaatagtctgacTCCTCTTCTTCCATCTTCAATCAGAGGTCCtctagatacagatacagatacaacatCCCCACAGTCCAGCTGTCTACACACAACATTATTCTCTCTCATCATTCTCCACCACCCAGTACATAGACCTGTCCACTCTCCTTCATAGAAGACTTCCACTgtcccagaacaggaagtggtcccattcaccagtctgactgagtattcagctgtaaacagcagagaggaaaacacagtggtgaggacagatgatgacagtgattctgttattctaacagcagtgatgctttgtggttgacaagtattagtagttccataaaacactacttgttattggggtttagaatggtttgtatggacacatgaatttctccatgtgggataataaagttgatgaatattgaactgctataatcactgtagatttatactctacctacctggtggactgacgctttgagcctggagatctgaggagaaagagagagaaagagacagagagacagagagaaacagcggagaaagggaggagtcagaggaagagagagacagaggttaaatgaacatcaacatgacctttcatgatgtgatggggaagacaggcttatcgttggtatggtgcaacaacacccatgtgtacatacactaggccccttagtttcattgaagggaaatctaatcgctacagcatacaatgatattctagactattctgtgcttccaactttgtggcaacagtttggggaaggccctttcctgtttcagcatgacaatgcccctgtacacaaagcgaggtccatacagaaatagtttgttgagatcgatgtggaagaactttactggccttcacagagccctgacctaaaccccattgaatacctttagggatgaattgaaacgtcgactgcgagccaggcctaatcgcccaacctcactagtgctattgtggctgaatggaatcaagtccccgcatcaatgttccatcatctagtggaaagccttcccagaggactggaggctgttatagcagcaatgttccatcttctagtggaaagccttcccagaggactggaggctgttatagcagcaaagggagggaccaactccatattaatgcccatgattttggaatgagatgttagatgagcaggtgtccacatacttttggtcatgtagtgtacattccccttccatgcaaatgtgtaactctctttgcagatgagattaaatcttatttaaaaaaaataaaatcattttttaaatcattaatttcagaggtcaggggtcaagctTAGCCAGACCAAGAGtggaaaaggttgctggttatgatgacatcactggtgagaagtcagtaaagacaagatattcagttggctgcatgttagtctgtcagcccaatctctgttgacatctcactttctctccacgccttctctctctctctgttcctctctctctcttcctgacagatagcatcagacctgttgccttggtaacagacctctatcatctacaccccccttctcctactctaacatcaGACCAATATATGTcaagtattagtagttccattaaacactacttgttattggggtttagaatggtttgtatggacacatgactttctccatgtgggataataaagttgactaatattgaactgctataatcactggagatttatactctacctacctggtggactgacgctttgagcctggaggtctgaggagaaagagagagacagaggagaaagggagagagggaggttaaatCAACATGACATGACATTTCATGATATGATGGGGATGACAgtggtatggtgcaacaacacTCATGTGTAAACAcattccccatctctcctccaccctcctctctcctccatcctcctctctcccctaccctcttctctcctccgcaAATCTCTAtatcccctaccccctctctcccctacccttctctcgtatctaccctcctctctcctctacccttccctctcccctaccctcctctctccctaccctctctctctccttctcctcaaatctctctccccacccctcctctcttctcatctctctctctctttctctctctcttcgtgacttatagtgttgaacctgttgatctcgactcagctcatagacctctatcatctacaccctccattctcctactctaacataacaccaatataatatataatacatcatatatactctctttcatttacatagagacagatacaatcaatcattgacacactgaatatacaacagtcagacgcatgacaccatcacaacttaactgacattagtgcctgtccccagatggacagttagactacagtaaagtacatttacaggtgatcacatcattgtcctgctttgagacacatttttactgtctgcttccagttgtatgttattttactaaccctgcaaattataatatatctaacaatatcaaatcatatctcagtaactgtcacaagtgtatatcagtgtaacaaaatcctacctgtgctccacaacagggtcatcagtaccactgcaggtatcatatctgtctctaactggggctccactgtctgctgtcataaagagtggactgaagagtggaaaatactgctaggctatatgGCTTCTCTCTCATTACATCCTAACGTCAATGATGTGAGATTaacttcttagcaacttatcttggatcagtggttgaacacactacagcaaactgatatgttaaaaaactccacaggaaactgctgacagagcagcaacgtttcacatagtgtcctataatatcacctctaactttctactgcttgagttcacctcttatagaatattggcttaatgttccagcacctaaatataaacagtaccagcacccaaaatgagtactgatgaggtctcatgttagagcaggagaaggggggatgtggtgtagaagctagaggtctgttacccaagtcaactcaacaggcctgatgctgtatgtcagggtcaggctgggccaagagaggaacaggttactggttatgatgacatcactggtgagaagtcagtgatAAAAAATTATTCATTTGATTtaaatgtttg of Oncorhynchus kisutch isolate 150728-3 unplaced genomic scaffold, Okis_V2 scaffold3655, whole genome shotgun sequence contains these proteins:
- the LOC116371798 gene encoding deleted in malignant brain tumors 1 protein-like; the encoded protein is MTVLTCSEPDDVRLMGGGSRCAGGVEWYDQGEWRTVGAADWDQRDVAASVQLVDGAGLCSGRVEVKSNQSWASVCEADFDRQDAEVVCRELGCGAPAALQGGLYGEGEGQTWDKEFQCKGKESLLLDCDTSDRKNKTCLPGNAVGLTCSEPDDVRLVGGGSRCAGGVEWYDQGEWRTVGAADWKRRDVAAVVCRQLGCGSTVSVPPGNTTRGIRVYCEGDESSLRECFRSYDLHPGLTVICSDLLVQPDIFLTDPMGGVSRAHQGPEMFRGYNFTITCSTQPQYPGGSFHLTFTGSNRTQTQPAVNHSAAFLFPAADDSHQGNYRCVYDNYVFSHNFSSESELLSLTITDLLVQPDIYLTDPMGGVSRGHQGPEMFRGYNFTITCSTQPQYPGGSFLLTFTGSNRTQPAVNHSAAFLFPAADDSHQGNYSCV